One genomic window of Carassius gibelio isolate Cgi1373 ecotype wild population from Czech Republic chromosome A10, carGib1.2-hapl.c, whole genome shotgun sequence includes the following:
- the LOC128021444 gene encoding uncharacterized protein LOC128021444 isoform X1 — translation MKQTHLHHGWPEVFCPLSAQWECPSHSSGFLLQRCCHLQAEKTQREISDEGAKLPSRESWMCAVTVSSDVRRRCIISRIDQLSLDHQHQHQHQAV, via the exons atgaaacaaactcatctacatcatggatggcctgaag TTTTCTGTCCACTAAGCGCACAGTGGGAGTGTCCGTCTCATTCAAGCGGGTTCCTTCTCCAACGCTGCTGTCATTTACAAGCAGAAAAGACACAAAGGGAGATCAGTGATGAAGGTGCAAAGCTTCCCTCACGTGAGAGCTGGATGTGTGCTGTGACCGTCTCCTCTGATGTCCGGCGCAGGTGCATCATTTCCCGCATTGATCAGCTGAGCCTCGaccatcagcatcagcatcagcatcaggcG